A portion of the Aphelocoma coerulescens isolate FSJ_1873_10779 chromosome 1, UR_Acoe_1.0, whole genome shotgun sequence genome contains these proteins:
- the LOC138120140 gene encoding zinc finger CCHC domain-containing protein 10-like has protein sequence MRKPGLLRRKMRRCGRMETAATKGCGRHRSRSKSVTSSSSSSDSSASDSSSGSQDSSTSSEDSDSEDSSSPSSSSSSSDFDSHPSSSSSSSSDSSSEDEPPKKKK, from the exons atgaggaagccaggcctgctgaggaggaagatgaggaggtgtGGGAGGATGGAGACAGCGGCCACCAAAGGCTGCGGAAGGCACAGATCCAG GTCCAAAAGTGTGAccagttccagcagcagcagcgacaGCTCAGCCAGCGACTCCTCCTCTGGCAGCCAGGACTCCTCTACCTCCTCCGAGGACAGTGACAGTGAGGAcagctcctccccctcctccagcagctcttcctCCGACTTCGACTCGCATCcgagctcctccagcagcagcagcagcgacaGCAGCTCTGAGGATGAGCCcccaaagaagaagaaatag